Proteins co-encoded in one Medicago truncatula cultivar Jemalong A17 chromosome 8, MtrunA17r5.0-ANR, whole genome shotgun sequence genomic window:
- the LOC25501652 gene encoding uncharacterized protein, translating to MGNCTSFDSSQVETSKVVVHDGTMREFTYEVKVGYVLQLYPDCFICDSDEMGFDDVVLAMHEDEVLRLGQLYFALPLTRLKKPLPVVEMAALAVKASSALTKSGEKCGVGRKQIVMFSGDGKPCRRVAPESDCGDVGVGVVRSVSGRRRRNYGGGDGGRGKFMAALSAIPE from the coding sequence ATGGGTAATTGTACCTCGTTTGATTCATCCCAGGTTGAAACATCTAAGGTTGTCGTACATGATGGTACGATGAGAGAATTCACGTACGAGGTTAAGGTTGGGTATGTATTACAATTATACCCTGATTGTTTCATATGTGATTCTGATGAGATGGGATTCGATGATGTTGTTTTAGCCATGCATGAAGATGAGGTTTTGAGACTTGGTCAGCTTTATTTTGCTTTGCCGTTGACACGGTTGAAGAAGCCGTTGCCGGTGGTGGAAATGGCGGCGTTGGCCGTGAAGGCTAGCTCGGCTCTAACGAAAAGTGGTGAGAAATGTGGGGTTGGTAGGAAACAGATTGTGATGTTTTCTGGTGATGGGAAGCCTTGCCGGAGAGTTGCGCCGGAAAGTGATTGTGGGGATGTTGGTGTTGGTGTTGTTAGGTCGGTGAgtgggaggaggaggagaaattatggtggtggtgatggtggtAGAGGGAAGTTTATGGCGGCGTTGAGTGCTATTCCGGAGTAG
- the LOC25501653 gene encoding CASP-like protein 5C2, whose protein sequence is MEELPGVLGTSSSFALRLGQTVFSSASLFFMCLDVDFYGYSAFCFLVMVMGLVISWSTTLLVVDAYSIFIKSVPKQRRFIFTITFGDMVLSYLLLAAACSTASVTDLLRSADKSYCPENLCSRYQISAAMAILAWFLSSASCLINFWLFPSL, encoded by the exons ATGGAGGAATTGCCAGGGGTGTTAGGAACAAGCTCCAGCTTTGCTCTTAGATTGGGCCAAACCGTTTTTTCCTCtgcttctcttttcttcatgTGTTTGGATGTTGATTTCTATGGTTACTCTGCTTTCTG CTTTTTGGTAATGGTGATGGGTTTGGTAATTTCCTGGAGCACAACACTATTGGTGGTAGATGCATATTCTATCTTTATCAAAAGTGTACCGAAGCAGCGGAGATTCATTTTTACGATTACTTTCGGAGATATG GTTTTGTCATATCTCTTATTAGCTGCAGCATGTTCAACTGCCAGTGTCACAGATCTGTTGCGTAGTGCCGATAAATCCTATTGCCCAGAAAATTTATGTAGTAGATACCAAATATCTGCTGCTATGGCCATCTTGGCTTGGTTTCTTTCATCAGCTTCTTGTCTAATTAACTTTTGGCTATTTCCTTCTCTGTGA